Part of the Benincasa hispida cultivar B227 chromosome 11, ASM972705v1, whole genome shotgun sequence genome, GGAGCAAATGGATGATCTCATTGCGAAACAGTATCCATATTGCCTTACTAACATGGAATCTTGCTGAAAAAGTATGAGTACATCCATGGCTGCTTCTTGGTATTTGTCATTCTGTACCCTTTTACGGCCTAGGAGATATCAGGCGGGATGCATCCTTAGACGCCATCGAATATACAACCTGCGGACTGCATCCAAATATGCTCGAGGAGTGGCTCGATGTAGGATGTAAGGGTTTCCCGATTTGTTGTTCGCGATCTTGGGACTGTTATAAAATTACATTGAGTCGGAGCAAAGAGTCCTCTGCCTATCCGTAAGAAACAGCTCATTGACGGATGCCCCACGTGATTCATCTTGTGTGAATATCTCTTTCCAGTGTTAAATATCCTACTTATGGTCCCTCAAGAACCTATATTAATGGTTTTGGGAACCAAGCGAAGAATTTTGCCCATCGCGGATTCAACTACTCTACGGCCAGTGATCATTTCCTGCAGAATTTCAATTGATGGCAGACTAAAGATTAGAGAAGTTGGAGTAGAGTTGGTACCGGATTTTCTGAAATACATCGGGAGAAGAATATGGCCATTCAATTGGGCTCCCAGGCGACCAATCTGTTGCTGAAGTCTAGCTAATTGTTGTTGGAGTTCCCTGAGATTCAGGATCTAGAATTTTTCTGTCAATACCATGGGATCTTTCAATGGACTCACCCTCGAAACTAGGGCTGAACTGGATATACATGCGAAGAGACTGTCACCATGGATACTGTGTATGAAGCTACTGCCGAAAATCGCCACGGCAAAGTTCGGCAACCCGTGACCGGGCCGCTTCCCAGACGCTGTGATGATGGGTAACACGAACGAACGGCTCGGCGATCTGCTGCGACGCGAAGAAATCGGCCGATCTTGACTCGGACCCGACAGCTGGAACAAGCCCATGACCGTCTCTGTGTAGATGCGTTCTGTGTCGACGCCGAGATACCTATCGGCTGGTAGGATCGATCACTGCGCGGCTGGAGAACGTGCGAGGCTGAGACGGTTGTTGCAAGTGAGGGTCCAATTGTGTGGACCCATGCGCGTGCGCCGGCTGGAAGGCGTGACCGTCCACCACCACCTGCTGTTCGGCTGGAGGATGCCATCGATGGTGTTCAGTGGGAACGGCTGAGACTGGAAAGCTAATCGGCGCACCAGCTGAGCATCCCACCACTGCTGTTCGGCTCGCCAGCTGGATCTGTTCGGCTGAGCCACTGGGATGATAGTTCGAGATAGCGGTCAACCGCTGCTTGAATCACAACCTCATTATTCAGCGTACCTTCACCGTATCAGTTTGATGACTGAGTTTCTCCACCGGATTTAGAAAAGGTATTAACAATCAACCaattttttactatatttgctaaattagggtttcacattattctatttatatctaaggttgggtctattgtaaacaagacataaaaataataagttcttttctaccgtggtttttcttccccgaattagggttttccacgtaaactccttGTGTTGTCTTCTTTCCCTATTTCAATAGGGCTTCCAACTTCAATTGGTGATATGGGCTATTATAGCCCATTCACCGTCCAATTATAATAGTTGGTGCTTCgaactattataacccacaaTTAACTAtagtattattaatttaattcttatttattatcatgtttACTATTTCTTACGCATCCTCTTTCATTCTCATTAATGCATATTAAAATAGTTTGTattcaaacacaaactattataatacaTATCAAAATAGTCTGCATCCTAAATGCATGAGAACTATGAAAATGGCCAACTATAATGATTAATTCAGCATTTCAATTCAGCAGTTCAAAGCTTCCTTAGATACTATGCACAGTTCATACATCTTCATAAACTGAGGAGCTTTGTTACCACGGCACAAAACTACCATCAGCATGACTACTGCAATGCTTGATATTTTGGCTGGTGGCAACAGGCACCCCTTGAATACCTTCTAGAAACTAGTTGTAAATGCTACCAGAGCTTCTCTAGGGGAAATTGCAAAGGTCAATGGCATATAATTGAGAAAGAGAGCAGCCATGGAAGGAGGGTTTTGATGTTTGCTGCCGTTGCTTGCTCCATTGCTGGAGTTGCAGTGGCGAAGCCAAAACTGAGATCTCCAGAGGCCTAAGAAGATGAATGCCCCTGGTTTGTGATCATGCCAACTGCCAAGATCAGTCTCAACCAGAGTTGATATGGGGGCTTGTGATTTCTACCTACTGGATTCTAGTTCATGGATAATGCTGTCATCTAGTTTCTGATCCAATCTTCTTTTGGGTAGAAAGTaaatttcttttctccttttagTTAAAATATCAAGTTTAGTAAGGGTTATAATGGTTCGAGGAAGGTGGTGAGCAATCAAAGTTAATTGTTCTAACAACCATAATTGCTTGATCACACAATGAAATTGCTTGGAGGAAGAAACAGAACagattgaaaaggaaaaagaaacttTTTATATGTGTAAACTGGGATCCATATGAACATAGTTGAACGGTTAAGACAACCTTTACATTTTCAAGATCGAAGGGTTGCATATTATCCTACCATAAAGTGAAAATTTGGTATGACATCCATTTACATAGTTCAACAACTATATTTGAGTGACAAAAAATTTCTAACACTGTGGATAAACTTTCCACCTATTTTTCAACCTAACATTCTCACAGGAAGCTGTAGCAACTTCATCTCCTTGACCAACTATATGAACTCCAAGCAAAGAAATCTCTTGACAAGGGAAGCTTTTGCTGCAATCAAATTTGATGGCATCATCAGAAGCACTTGTTCCTCTAATGTTTTTGTACACCACATTGCTTACTTTCACTGCTGAATTCTGTGCATCCATAAGagcaagaaaaaaaactttttactttgaattttatttagttCATTGTTTTATCAGGATTATGCCTAAATTTCTTTACCTGTTCTGGACATGATTCCTTTTTATCACAGTAATTCTGGTCTATAATTATTGGGTTGCTCACATTCTTCATGACAACATTTTGAAACATTATGTTTTTAGCATATCCAGAGCCTCCCTGTATATATACCATTcattatcaaaatttgaaaggCAAACAAAATCAACTTTCCAGAAAAACCAAATGGGAACGGTCGACAGAGTTTAGGGTTTACGGTTTAAGTTATACTCATAATATTTGGAAACAAAATTTacattacaagtttagtccCTAACTTTAAGTTTGTTTATTTGgtccataaattttcaaaattataaatttaattcaactttatttttttaagaattggTAGATCTATCAGAGACAAAATAAAAGGATTCTATTGTATGACAGATAAATTTCGAATGGTCAATTAGTTTTTACAAGCTTCAAAGGGAactattaaacaaaattgaaagtttagagaattattcaacatttttttaaaattgagggATTAAACTTgtagtttaaccttaaaaaaaaagagtaaaagtTGCtgcatttaatattttttttctgattaaacaaattaattaaaacaaatttgtGATCCTTGCACCAACTGAATTGACTTAGTTTTGTCGTTCTTTCATTTGTCCATTTTGTTGGTTTGAAGTATGAACTCATACCCTTATTGTCAAGTACCATTCAACTACACCCACTAAACACTTGTGAACTCATGGACCCATTAGTGACACCTCATAAACACTCATTGGTGTGCAAATCACCATCAATATTCAAAATGGAAGCAAGGAGGCTAGAATTACTCTGGTTTTAATGACACATGAGGTATCATTTTTTCATATTCATCCATAATAATTCACATAGGAAAGTCTAGCTAATTTACTATTtaacttagtttattgatttgagatgaagaagaaaagaggtcAAAATGAGTCAAACTGCCATAAAATTTGTACTAAGAAGTTTGATTTTTCCccttttaagaaaaagaaatggagaAGAAAAGGGGAGCTAAGTATTGTAGCATTTAGAAACTGAAGTTTAAAGGGTCCATGGTAGTTTGGTAGTTTGGAAATTTGGCCAAAGGGTCAATGGTAGTTTGAAAGCATGACCAATTTTTCTCTGTCAAATACAAAGAAGTCGAGAAATGGGGAATAGATTTCATTACTTTATGCCTTTAGTGAAGTTGATTGCAACATAAAGTTTGTTGCTTTACATTGAAAATCAtatcatttttttcaaattccaaatctttacaaaaatattcaaaattcaaagtaaTTTTACCCTTCATATACCTGCCAAGTCTTTATTCTCACTCCATTGCTGGTTCCTGAAATCAATGCTCTATTTACTCTTATGTTTGAAACTTCAGCttctgagtttccagctcccaagcTCCCAATGCTGCAATGGAATTAAGAAATCAGATCACAACATTGTAAATATGAAACAAAATCAGACCAAAATAGCAGTAACAGTTTGAAAAAATGCTTCAAATTCAGTTGAAGAATACCTTATTCCATGACCTGGCCCACAAGTGATATCCATAGCTTGAACATTTCTTGACCCACTTACTATTGAAATACAATCATCCCCTTTGaacacaaagaaaaaaaaatacagattTCAGATCAACCCTTTAGTAAAGAAAGTATAGAAGTTGTTTCATTTTCTGTGAGTGTACCTGTTCCAATGACACAGTTTCTTATTATAGCATTTTGAGTTTCTGTGATGTGAATTCCATCCGTGTTGGGACTATTTCCTGGGGCGACGACCCGAAGATTCAAAGCTTTGACATTGGTGCATTTCTGAAATGTCAAATGCATTTGTTGTGCATTTTTGAACATCAGGTTAGTCACAACCAAGTTGATGCATTGGTAGAAAGTTACAGCCTGCACATAAGGAAAACAAGTGAATAATTTCGATTAGACGATGTCAAAAACGTTTCTGAAGATCAAAAGAATAGTGACGAACCGTTGGTGCTCTCCTGCAAGGCTGCAGATGAATCCAAGAGAAAAACAATCATCAGCCAATGGTTCAACTAAGAAATGAGattttataatatgagatatagTTGATCAAAGTATTTACAAGTTCTTTGTTCACTTTGCAAGAGTTTTGCCACCATTTTCTGCCATTCCCATCGATGATACCATTGCCTTCTACAACAAAGTTGTCAACTCCTTCGAATTTAAGCCAA contains:
- the LOC120091636 gene encoding polygalacturonase-like codes for the protein MHQQNHLFIFFIAFSLFSLCFGNYLEDPLPVSQYHDQIFSHYPRWNTDFHSLMTTKTRYRGSSLSGSTKVVNVDDFGAKGNGGDDSKAFELAWREACSSRKATLLVPKGRTYYLKPITFSGPCRSPLTLKINGMIKASPRMSDYDNDRRHWLKFEGVDNFVVEGNGIIDGNGRKWWQNSCKVNKELPCRRAPTAVTFYQCINLVVTNLMFKNAQQMHLTFQKCTNVKALNLRVVAPGNSPNTDGIHITETQNAIIRNCVIGTGDDCISIVSGSRNVQAMDITCGPGHGISIGSLGAGNSEAEVSNIRVNRALISGTSNGVRIKTWQGGSGYAKNIMFQNVVMKNVSNPIIIDQNYCDKKESCPEQNSAVKVSNVVYKNIRGTSASDDAIKFDCSKSFPCQEISLLGVHIVGQGDEVATASCENVRLKNRWKVYPQC